Within the Weissella confusa genome, the region TTTAGATACATGCTTATTTCTTCAAGTTGTACTTCTTTTGAAAACATAACAAAACCCCGTAAGTTAAATTTACTCCAACTTACGGGGTTTAGCTCAGGTATATTAAATTATCGCCTTTTTTATTTTAGCTTGTTGACACTGACATATATACCATTACATCCAGTTATTTTTTCATCTCACTCTATACGAAAATTTCAATTTAATTTGACAACTCATGACATCTCTTCATATTTCATAATTAGAATTAAATGGGCCATATTGGGCATTTGTGTAAGCTTATATTCTATAAGTGTTATAATTTAATTACTAACCTATACCTATATAGCTAGTTGATAGAATCTTTTGAATTAATAGTCTACATTCAAGTAACAGGTGAATGCACGTATTCGATCATGGAGGATAGTTAATAATGACTAAAATGCAACATGATGATGGTTTTAAATTTCCTAAACAGCATCAGCCTGAGCCGGGTTTACAAAGTAAAATGTCGCCACAACCAGATGACGGATCCACAACTTATGCCGGATGTAATCGACTTAGGGGAAAGAAAGTCTTAATAACCGGTGCTGATTCAGGCATTGGTAGGGCGGTAGCTATAGCATATGCGAATGAAGGCGCTGATCTTGTATTAAATTATCTTCCAGAAGAAGAAAGTGATGCACAAGATGTTAGACGAATTATTGAATCTTTGGGTCGTAAAGTAGAACTAGTTCCCGGAGATTTGAAAGACGAAGCATTTATCAAAGAATTAGTGAAACAAACTGTACTATCGATGAATAAGATAGATACTTTAGTATTAGTAGCCGGTAAGCAACAAGCTAATACAGATATCACTACTATATCTACAGGTCAGATGATAGATACCTATACTACAAATGTTTTCAGCTTAATTTGGTTAGTCAGGGAGGCATTAAAATATATGCCAAACGGCAGTAGCATCATAACAACTAACTCTATTCAAGCAGAAGATCCTTCAGCATATTTAATTGATTATGCAGGGACTAAGGCTGCAATTAAAAATACAACGTTTGGGTTAGCAAAACAATTAGCTCAGCGAGGCATTCGTGTCAATAGTGTTGCTCCAGGTCCTATTTGGACACCGTTGCAAGTGGCAGGGGGACAATTAGCAGAAAATATACCTACGTTTGGTAAGGATACTCCCCTAGGTAGAGCCGGGCAACCCTCTGAAGTAGCCGGAGCATATGTTTTTCTGGCTTCAGATGAGGCTAGTTATATAACAGCTACATCTATCAATGTTACGGGGGGGCTAATTTAATTAAGTTTCTTTCTTATATCTACGCGAGAATTCTAATTTTATCCAAAGTATAGAGGGTGCTAAAGAATGAGTATAAATAAGCAAAAAATTTCGAGAAATAAAGTGTTAAACCTATTAACTTTATTCCAACTCTTAATAAGTTTATACCAAGTCATTAAGACCATTAAAAAGGGAAAATAAAGTAAGAGTCGCCTAGTTTATTATCTATCGATAGATATTTTAATATCCAACGTTGATCATTCTTAATTGTCAACCGATAAATTGACAAAAAAAGCAGCTAAATTTTTACAAATTTAGCTGCTTTTATCTTAGTTAAGATTAGCGTAACATTTAAGGGTTGCTTGCCGATTAATCAAAATCAATCTGCTTTTTTATAATCTGCCGGTTCTGGCTTACCCTTAACTTCTTTCTGAGGGCTGAATGAAATATCTTCTTCTTCATTCTTATCTTTTTTCGTACTATCTTTAGTCATAGTGGCCTCCCTGATTACCTAATACTGTATACTTGATACTTAATAAGTGTAACAAAATAAACTCAAAAGATAAAATTTCTATTAAAATTTTTATAATTAAATATTAATAGGGTTGTTTTTATAATAGCACTAAATTAGTGCTAACTTAATAA harbors:
- a CDS encoding SDR family oxidoreductase, with product MTKMQHDDGFKFPKQHQPEPGLQSKMSPQPDDGSTTYAGCNRLRGKKVLITGADSGIGRAVAIAYANEGADLVLNYLPEEESDAQDVRRIIESLGRKVELVPGDLKDEAFIKELVKQTVLSMNKIDTLVLVAGKQQANTDITTISTGQMIDTYTTNVFSLIWLVREALKYMPNGSSIITTNSIQAEDPSAYLIDYAGTKAAIKNTTFGLAKQLAQRGIRVNSVAPGPIWTPLQVAGGQLAENIPTFGKDTPLGRAGQPSEVAGAYVFLASDEASYITATSINVTGGLI